The genomic window tggagttcttcttctgcttcttctttgatcaggggataggttccaggccggcagcctgggctagtagggtggatgtcatttgagtttctatttgtgtttcatccatagtcggatggtgctcttatgtaagatgatgttgtattcgtgtggcattgtatgccttatgtatgtatccctatctattattgaatgttgatgtaatgatatccaccttgcaaaagcgtcttcaagatgcgcttctatccttggtggaacctccgagttcctttaggatagggtcgcatcttgggtgtgACAATGTTGGACAAGCCGGCTTGTACGTGGTTGAAAATCTTGCCCgataactccattggatcatgggcagagttgaaaaggcgttttattcagaattttaaagacacatgcaagcagcctatgtcaattctgGATTTGGATTGTTGCATCCAAGGTGAAAGTGAGTCTACAACCAATTGGGTGCGTCAGATTTCACCTGTTATACACTCTTCGGATAGTATCAACGCCGGTTCAGCAGTcatatgttggagaagaattgtcgctTCCTTCCCCTTAAGTAGAAATTGGGGTGGCTTAAGCgtaattgcaatgatatgggggagctcatggcggcgcTTGTCAAGTATGTCGACTCTGATAGCACTAAAGAtcctgagtctgatgatgagaagaccGGGAGGGGGAAGAAGAGTGGCAGTGCAAAGGGACAACATAACACGGCGGGTCAAGGTGGTAATGGTAACTGTAAGGCGGACGACGgtttggactttgtggccaacGCCAACACATAGATCAATAACCAACGTCATAAGGGGAAACCGCAAGCGCCCCGGTTTGGAGGGTCGAAGTTTAACCTTGAAGCTATGTTGAATCAACCTTGTCTGAAGTACAGAACCCAGGATAAGCCGGCCGGTCATTTTGTGGAAgaattgcttcatcatgagggggTACAGGAATTCTATTTTTTCTCAGAATAATCATGGTCCGCCTGGCGGTCCAGGTTCCGGTTCTCATGGACCTGGTTTTGGGGGTGGCAACTCGAGCTCTGGCTTTCAAGGCCAGGGGAATCAtggtggttttaatcagcaatctggccaggggaatcagcagcagcagtccggctatcagagtcatccaaagcaattgaatggtggtcaatatcatgtgtttaccacaagcctatgcaagcgagatcagaaaatccaaaagttgaaccggcggtgcctcattatttgaggtggtctgagcggcctattgtgtggagccgtgaggatcacccgccccaggtTGACAATCCAGGTTAGTTGGCATTGGTGGTTGCTCCACAAGTTGGAGGATACAAGcttacaaaggtgctcatggatgggggcagcagcatcaacatcctttactatgaaaccttttgtagtatgaatttgactgacaaagatcttaagctgtcctctactgttttccatggagcggtgcctggtaagtcggcgtatccagtgggtaagataacACTGGAtgttgcttttggagatgacaatgattccagagctgagaagttgacctttgaggtggtgaaaatcaggagcccgtatcatgctttgttcgggcggccgacttacaccaagtttatggcacggtcgtgttatgtttaagatgccgggtcataagggcaccattactGTGCATGGTAATAGAAGGATTGCCCTGGATTGTGAAGAgagtgatgctgcttatgctgagtcggcctgtgCTACTGAGGAGTTGATGTTTTATAAGGACAATATTGACCCGGCTGATATGACTTccctgaaaaagccaaccacagagaatgTTGCAAATTTGGTTAGAGTACTGAGCAAGTAGGCCACCATCTAATTTCAAAGATAGTGTATGTGAACTTAATGCCTTATGTAGGGAAGATGATTAATATTGTAGCGCTTCTTTAGTTCAAACTGCATTGTTCCATTGTTGTAGATCTGCTTACAATAATTTGTTCAGTTGGGCTCATTTCTTCAACCAAAAAATTGCGCCCCCTGTTGACCTGTGTTCCATGGAAGAAATTTTGGAATGTATAACATTGACCTTTAGAATAGCAGTACTACCATGCTTTCTACTAAATATATTTGTTAATTACATCATTGTTTTATTCAGCTGCATTCTTGGCTTCAGCTTCTTGAACAACCTATAATTGACGGGAGCATGTAAAAAGTTGTGGATTTTTTTGTTCAATCGCTGCGACTATGCGATGGTGATGACGTTCTTCCTATCTATGTTGGAGATGACAAGATTGACGAAGATGCATTCAAGGTAAGCTATGAACCACTATGAGCACAAGGGGCGCCAGGGGAGCTAGGTGCAGCAGTTATGTCGCATGGAAGCAAAAAGGCATCCAGATTTCTTCAACAATCATCCCACAGGGCAACCATGTACCATCTATCCATGCAGTGCAAACCACTAATTTTTTTACCTTTTTCTAAAAAAAGTCACAATTATGTCTGACTTACTATACACTGTACTTCCATGCTCCAGCATTCATAACATCAACAAGATAAGCCACAATTTATTTGAGAAAATATCTTGCTTTATCGATCAAGGATAATTAATAGTGAGTGTCTCTCGAATACAATTCAGGTCACTAGACGCAGCACATCAAAGCTATACACGTGAAAGTACCTCTCTTGTTATGAACAGTAAAAAatagataaaataaaaaaaatctgaaattatttTGTGAAATAATTTCACAAATGTTTGaagcatgcaaaatttcatcgcgAAATCACATTTGTGGAAGGCCTGGCAAAAAAAAATcagagctccaaaatgcttttgtaagtaacattttcagagtatcgattttgttttttctttaccACGCCTGCCACCAATGTGATTTtgcgatgaaattttgcatgcacaacaaacatttgtgAAAGTATGCCACAAAATAATTTCAGAAATTTTGCTCTCCCACGGGCTGAGAAATAAAATATAGAGAGGCTTTCCCTCAAAAGAAAAACTATACTTGCCCATGGgcgcggcggcctctgcctgctagTCTAGTATTATGTTGATCCGCAATCCCTTATAGTGAAGCCATAGTCAAACATGACACCAACAGGCAGAGCTAACGAATTGAAGGAAACAAGCCATTAACAAAGTCCCATAAGGCCAGAAGGCCAAGTGAAGAAGAGCAATAAAAAGTGGACTTGCACATTCTATATGAAGTCATGTACCACAATGTACCACTTAGGCTATGTCTAAAATCACTACAAGTCACTTCCACAGTTCCACCTTGATGGAGACGCCCTTGCTCCAGCATATAGAGTTTGTCGTGAATTTAAAACACACCCTTTTAATTTGGTCCCTCAGCTGTTGAAGCTACTTCCATTTCTGCAGAAATACAACAAgaattcagaaataaataaataaataaaagcagCTTAGCATCGACTAAGGACCAACAGGACTAACTATCCAAAACATTAATACTAACCTATTACTAGCAGCAGCCTGCTACACATGCAAAAAATCATTAAGAGAAGGCAAACTTGCTCCGGAGGGGAAATAAACCCCCGTTTCTTGAGCATAAATATCACCGTAAAaaatattcgatgagaagccatcCGTCTATATTCTTTGAAAATGTAAGCGCTAACTGAAAAACCAAGGCGGAATACCTGGAATGTAGAAGCTCATGTAGGGGCAGACTCTCCTAAATTCATCGAGCACCTTGGTGACTCGGCCTGACTTGAGTTCAATCATGTAGACGCAAGCAATGGTGCCAACAAAAATGGCGTCGGTGCCCTCCGCAAAGCCGACCACAGATACAACGGGAATCCAACTATAGTATTTGATTCCGTTAATTGAGTGTGAGAGGGCGTCTTCAGAAAGCAGCGTCTTGAGATCGATTACCCTGCGTTGCGTCCATGTCTCTGCCCCCTCGGCGCCAGAGCCAGTCTCCCTTGCCCACAGGGTTATGATGGTGTTATCCACAGCGGCGAATCCCAGGCCACCGTCCTCCATTGTCACGAGCCTTCCATCACACTCGGCCAGCGCCTCCAACACGGACAAGCGGGCTGTAGTAAGTTGGTACTCGATGGTGTAATCCAAGAAGCCGCGGAAGTAGAGCGCGTCCCCCACATGGACGCTAGCTGCAAAGTGGGCATTGGCCCCGGGGTGATGAAGAGAGGTGATCTCGTTCCACGCGCCAGTCTCCGAGGAGTAGAGGCGGGCGGAGGTcacccccttccccttgtcggTGGATAGGAAGGCCACGCGGAAGGGCCCACCCTCGCAGCCGCAGTGGTCGCAGCCTTCCGCGGCACAGAGCACCGCCGCTGCGTAGTCGACGTagtcctccggctccggcgagggctggGGAACCCGGCGTTGGTCGTCCGTCATGGGTTCCCAGACGACGAGGTCCAAGGTCCCCTTGATCTGCGCGTTTGTGGTGGCGAAGAGGGCCCGGCCGTGGCGGCAGTCGACAACCAACCAACATGGAAGGACGGGATCGACAACGCGAAAGACGGAGGTTGGGACGAATCGGGAATAGTAAGGTTCACCACCTTGCAGGATTTGGAGGATGCCCAGCAGGTGAGGTCTCCGGTGGAACTCGCGGTAGCGGCGGCGGAAGGTGGGACCAGCGACGAGGCGACGCCAGGGTTTGCAGACGAGCGACGCGCGCACGAGGCACGCGGGATCTTCCGGCGGGAGGCGGAGAAGGATTTGCTCTACGAGGTCTTCCATTAGCGACGACGCCGACATGGTCGCAGATGCGCTTGTGGCGCGATGCATGGGAGtaattgacaaaaaactaccacatttcacgtATCCGTTCTacacaactatcacattttaaaaaCTGACCAAAAACTTCAGATTAATACTAATttcgtgacaaaaaactaccaggTCGAGTTGAAGACCAATTTAACCGTTTTAAACCCCTTTCTGACAGAGCTAGCCCACCTGTCGGGACGGCTGCCGCGCTAACAGCTAACGGCGCTCGCCTGCTCCAGGATGTCTTCCCACCTCGTTTCCATGCGGGTAGCCACCGCCGCCATTGTTGCCGGAGCTCGTCGTTGCTCTTAggcgccgccgctgctgctctATCTGCTGTCGTTGCTACCTGTCGCTACCACCGTTGTCCCCGCTGCTGGCCTCTGCTGCCTGCGCCGacgagcccctggcctcccctatCTGCTGCCGCGCAGCTCCTGCTCGCGCCCCCTGCTGGCTTGCTGCTGCTGCGGcttgccggccccgccgccgcagaCCGCCCGTGCCGTCCGCTGGCCTGCGTGCCTCGCCCCAGCCCCGCCGCTGCTCGGCTCCCGCCTCTGCCTCCGCCGCGTGAACCCTCCCCGACCCGCTCTCACGGctcgccccgcctcctcctcccagcgcCGCACCGCCCCCTGCAGCCCACACACGGTCGCGCCCGGTGGCTGGCCAGGCCCGCATCTACCATCGAGCAGTAGCTCGCGACACCGACATCGATGTCGCCGCGAAGGCTGCCGCCATTGCCGCCGTGCAGTGCGAGGCAGAGCCACCACTGGTTCACCCGACGCTCGTGCCGGGGTCCGACGTGGTGTAAAGCGAGCAGGCGGCCGGAGCTCCCCTGCTTTCATCTCATGCACAAGAGGTGTTTGTTGAAATGccaaagagagagaggaggggaggaagaagaaggttgatgatgacgtgtgggtcccatctgtcataaCTGTTAACTTGACGGTCAAAATAAACGGAGTTGACTTTGTtgccggtcccacatgtcataaacAGGTTTAAAATCATAAAAACGGTCATCAAGTCaacttggtagttttttgtcacaaAAGTAGTACTAATCTGGAGTTTTCGGTCAGTTTTCAAAATGTGATAATTCTGTGGGACGGATACgtaaaatgtggtagttttttgtcaattaCTCGATGCATAGAGGCGAGGGTTTTCGGTAGTCTCCAGGTGGGTCTCCCAGCCATTAATTGCCCATGGCTGCAACAGGGTAAAAATATTTTATACGTAATAATCATCATAATTTACCATCCATTTTGTCGTCAATTGATTATATACCAAAATAGCAATAGAATCCGTATTGTTTTCTAACCAAAATCAATACTCAGTTAGAGTACTTACCAACGAAAAACATGATGGTGTAGGCCTTGGCACACCTCGCAAGGCGTTGAGATTCTAAAGGACTTTAGAGCGTCTACAATGAGAGCCCACATACCCGCCCCAAACGCCCAGACAGCTTGCCCGACCACTGCGCGGACAGAAAACAACCATATAATCGGACCTGATAAATTTGATTTAAATACATGAATTGAACAGCGCCACTTATACCCGGCCCATATCCGGGGCGGATATGAGGACATCCGGACATGCTTGCCACACAACTGCGACAAGCCGGACCCATCCTAAATCCTCTGAAAATTGATTAGTTTTCTATATAATGATGAAAACAAAAGTGTTGTGCACACGACAAATAGCTGACTATTGCACTAAGGCCTATCTAGTTGCGTGCTGCAGTATGTTGTCATGCATGGATGGCCTGAGTTAATCGTCGTGTAAAAATCGTGTGCATAGCAGTGCCCAAATAAAAATCTCTTCTCTGGAAGCACCTGTCAAGTGATGCGCTCAGCTGCTGTCACGTGCCGTGCTCTGGCCGCAACTTTGGGATTGCGTTTTTTTTGGACATGTTTTCAGTATTTTTTCAGCTTTGGCTTAGTTTTCCTTAggttttggtgatttttttgggaagcTGTGCTTTCGCGTAAAAATCGCTTCTCTTCATCAAGAAGCACACCTATGCTTCTCGAAAAGAGAAAAACATACCACTTCCATCTGTATAGGgcctaacactactaggaaaaatcctagtagtagcgcgggttttgaggctagcagcagcgcggtcagccgcgctactactacgtcgctacagctaactgttagtagtagcacggtcggtacccgcgctactactgttgactatATCAGCTGCGCTTTTCTGGAAcacgctactattagttagctgcagcggtttcctagcccctcgctactgctatatctttcatcattttccccgcTTCCTACCCCGTTTCGGTCCACATACTAGGTACTACtcgatatcaatttcataaagcattataggtactaggtagtactccctccgttccaaattactcgtcgtggttcaaaccacgacgaataatttggaacggagggagtactagataacaatttcatatatagtcaacatgcatcatcaagcagtactaggtgatatcgaccatgatcatcatatgtagttctagatgatatcgacgacaatctattggggaacgttgcataaaataaaatatttcctacgttcaccaagatcaatctatgagttcatctagcaacgagagaggggagtgcatctacatacccttgtagatagcgagcggaagcgttcaagagaacgaggttgagggagtcgtactcgtcgtgatccaaatcaccggagatcctagcaccgaacggatggcacctccgcgttcaacacacgtacggtcagcgtgacgtctcctccttcttgatccagcaagggggaaggagaggttgaagaagatccagcagcacgacggcgtggtggtggatgcagcagggatcccggcagggcttcgccaagcgtctgcgggagggagaggtgtagcaagggggaagggaggcgccaagtgcaagggtgtggctgccctccctcccccccctctatatatagggtccccaggtgtaacgccccagatgtaactttccctatttgtactccaactcttgccgtttccggtgtcaagttatatttatttctcgggttcgggtctttgtctccgtgtgttgttttcgttttcatgcatctcataccatgtcatcatgtgcattgcatttgcatacgtgctcatctcatgcattcgagcattttccccgttgtccgttttgcattccggcgcttcgttctcctccggtggtcatttctagctttctttcgtgtttgggaattaaacatttccggattggaccgagacttgccaagcggccttggtttactaccggtagaccacctgtcaagtttcgtaccttttggacttcgtttgatactccaacggttaaccgagggaccgaaaaggcctcgtgtgtgttgcagcccaacacccctcaaatttgttccaaaacccaccaaactctgctccatgtcctagatcgttcgatcacgatcgcgtgggcgaaaaccgcacctcatttggactctcctagctccacttatgcctatatatacacccccctttCGGATCTCAGattcctccccgtcctcctccgaaaaaaaaaacagatcaacccccgccaccgacggacgtgtccggatcggaccggacaacgtccgccgccgcctcccgtccaGTCCGCGCGCGCCACGTgggccgcgcccacatcgccgccgccgggcCCGCCTGGCCTGCGCCCGGCCCCCGCGCGCCGCCTCCTGGGCCCGAGCGCCCCTGCGCCTCttcgcctccagcgccgccgccccttccggctccggcggccggagcagccgccgccgccgcgccgcatcTCCGCCGCCGGCGCGCGCCCCCGTCCGAGCCGGCCGCCGCCAcgcctcgccgaccccgccgccgctcccctccgtCCTCGGCGCCCGtgcccgccgcctcgccctcgccggacCGCTGCTTCCTCTGCCTCCGGTGAAGCTCCAGCGTGAACAGTGCCCAAGTCCGGCgacctcgaagtccgtgcccgcgggatcccgatctggatccagatctgattTTCGAGCGGTTGATTTTTTCTTCGAACCCTAGCTCATGATGCTTACTTTGACTGCtcatatctctgcatctgtagctccgttttaggcatatgatatatcaaaatcttcgcctcgacatgtgcatcagttcattccattgcatcatttgtatttgaggtcgtcttgttgcccaaaatgctgttagaagtagGCTTCGTGAGtagattgcagatccgttagttcatcttgcacttttgtcatttttgctatgtttaattcgtgcatgatatgcctatgcccctttgggatgaattgttaagcattttgtcttctttccagaggtgccacccatgcatttttaggatgtgtgtgttgtcttgtgcaagcttgcgaagggaggtacctgagattgctgatttcagggacttagtgattttcactaagtctgggatattttagttcatgatgctatatgtccagcttgtttcctagtggtccgtgcctcttttgaggatgatcagtaagggagttttgatatttatgttatgctctatccatccatgtctttgtttgcatatgtggagtgctctaggttgactcaatcgagctcaacttttgcttcgttgttaatctgggcagatcgtcaactcgtttgcgatttcgccggtgctattgttagtgatccatgcatgctatgcctttgttcttgccatgtgtagctagcatattgtgccttcttgctggctatatgctttccttgccatgacttgcaccgtagtgagtgcatcgagctcgtttacatgccttcgcgagttaaatttctgcatgtctcagttttcactaagtctgaaaactgattgtgttttagctatgttcgtgtgcccgttaatatattttgtgatctcttttggccccaggtcactttgggtgttttgttaagcttgttgagtagctccatgccatgttcttacttgtcatgttcaggtcatctatcatgttgttttgctgctccgaagagagcatcgtgatctgaaatttcaggctagtgttaatttca from Triticum aestivum cultivar Chinese Spring chromosome 3B, IWGSC CS RefSeq v2.1, whole genome shotgun sequence includes these protein-coding regions:
- the LOC123067793 gene encoding uncharacterized protein; protein product: MSASSLMEDLVEQILLRLPPEDPACLVRASLVCKPWRRLVAGPTFRRRYREFHRRPHLLGILQILQGGEPYYSRFVPTSVFRVVDPVLPCWLVVDCRHGRALFATTNAQIKGTLDLVVWEPMTDDQRRVPQPSPEPEDYVDYAAAVLCAAEGCDHCGCEGGPFRVAFLSTDKGKGVTSARLYSSETGAWNEITSLHHPGANAHFAASVHVGDALYFRGFLDYTIEYQLTTARLSVLEALAECDGRLVTMEDGGLGFAAVDNTIITLWARETGSGAEGAETWTQRRVIDLKTLLSEDALSHSINGIKYYSWIPVVSVVGFAEGTDAIFVGTIACVYMIELKSGRVTKVLDEFRRVCPYMSFYIPEMEVASTAEGPN